The Dehalobacter sp. genomic sequence GCCAAAATAATACTTACGGATAAATATCTCGCTATCCGGCGGTCCTAAGGCCTCGATCTGACTGACTAGCTCCCGCCCGGTTTCCCGGGCCGTTACCGCTGCCTCCACCTGATTTTCTGCCGCCTGGCCCTCAGTCTTTGGCCATAGCTCCTCTTGCTCTAAAGGAAGGGCCCCTCGCAAGGGCTGATTTGCCTGGCCCGTAAGCCGCCGGAATTTATCAATGGCTTTGCGCTTAGCTACCGTTGCCAACAAGGCTTTGACACTGCCTTTCGAGGCATCCATAGCTTTGCGGCTTTGAAATACAGCATAAAAAACATCGCTGGTGCATTCTTCGATATCCTCCCTGCCAGCTACAGACTCCAGCTTGCCTGATACGATGGTATAAACGAAACCCAGATAATTATCCATCATATCCGCAAGCCCCTTTTCCGGCTCATCCCGCAGCAGGCGGATTAAATCCCCATCACCAATCAAAGGCTCACCTTCTTTGCTTCAAATAATCACTTCACTATATCCATTCGTAAACGGTTGGTCAAATCTGACCATAGAAAAGAAAATTTTTTGTAAACGTCTGCTCTTTTAATGCAATTTTTAGAGGATTTTAGCCAAATATGTAAAATATATGAAACAGGAGGTGGAATAATGGATAAAGAACCAGAGCACTTCTTGTCTCAATTATTTGACCAACAGTTTATTGCTTTATACAAGTATCTTTATCACCGCACCAGAGATAGTGAATTAGCCTATGACCTGGCTCAAGAGGCTTTTGCCAGATTATGCTCAAAAATAGATGATATCGGCCACACCAATCTGGCCGGCTGGCTATACGTGACCGCAAATAATTTGGTAAATAACCATCGAAAACGAAAAGATAATAGAACAGAATACCTTGCCAGCTATCTGGATACGCCCTCACAGCCTCAGGAATCAGCACTTTGGGAACTGCTGCCCCCTCATCTTTCGGAAGAAGAGTGTCAGTTGCTGGTCTGGCGTTTTCAGGAGGATTTGTCCTATGAAACCATCAGTTCCCGGCTAAACATCTCCGCGGCAGCTTGCCGAAACAGAGTCTACCGTGCACTAAATAAGTGCAGAGGCTTATTAAAAAAAGATGATTTATTTTAAAAATTTCCTGTGACAAAACAATAGCCTCAGGAAATATAGGTAATGAGGGGGTATAAATGAGATGTCGGAAAATAAGCTGTCCAAACTATATACCGACAAAGAGCCAAAGCAAGACTGCTTTAGCGAAAATAGGTCAAATGACTAAAATCGGTTCTCATACTCGTTGAGAAGCAAATAGGTTCCGGCTAGGTTACAGTAGCAACCTATCATGGCAGTACTAATCCTGCGTTCTATCAAAGCAATACTTATTCTCACGCTTATAAATTTAATTTTACCGGTTCTTCCGGTGTCACCTACCGGGCAACGCTAATTGCTTATGCTGAATTCCATCGGCGCCGATGCGCAGACTGCAGTACCCAACACAAGCCAATGCTATTGAGATACATAATACGGGTATTCTCGGAACACCAATAAAAAAGCCAGCTGAAAAACCGGTGAAAAAATTTTTCCGGTTTTTTCATTTTCCCTGTGACAAAACTGCCTGCTGGAGAGATATATAGAGTAAAGGGTAAAATTGGCAGGACAAGGAGGTGCAAACGAGCAGATGCCTTAAAGATGCCAAAGAGTTCTTTTGTTTGAGAGAAGTAAGCCTCAAGACATTTATGTTATAAAGGGCGTAGAAGGGATGGTGGTAATATGTAGAATTTATAACAAGTGCTTTAGGAAAGTCAGATTTTTTTAAGAGACATCACTATGTTATATCGCTGTCTTGCAAAGAAAGGAAGGTAATTATGAAAAAGTCATTTAGTTTAAAAATCATTATGTGGGCATTGATAATTACTATGTTTTCTGCTGCTAGTCCTGCATATGCTTCTAGTAATATTGAATATTCCAAGCAGTTAAATGTAGCATTTGAAGTTCAAGAAGATAGTATTTTATCCGGTGCTACTAAGGTTAACGAAAGACTATATACTAATGAACTTGGACAAAATGTTTTAGCAAGAACCTTTTTATTAGAAGACCTTACAAGAATAATTGATACTATCACCAGAGTTGACATTCATACTGTTCAATATAGTAGATCAGTTTCAAATCCAAGTGGCAATGCTACAGTGAATATCAGTGCTCAGTTTCAATATTATCAAGACCCAAATACAACAATCCGATATGTGAGATGTCAACTGATGTCTGCTTCTTATGACATCCCATCAGGAGCAATTGTAAATTATTTCATTAAAAGTTATGATAGTGAGTACAAAACGCTAAGTGCATATGCAAGTGTAAGCTATGCATTTACTAAGGATGTCATATTTTATTGGAATGGAATACTAAAAATTGGGTGTAGCGCAAATGGCACAGTTTTATATGTATAAATATATATTGTGTTTGTTTAATTTTTAATAATTAGTCATTAAATAAAATTGGAACGCCATTTTATAGGACGTATCACAACAGATTCCACATTAAATTTGATGCATAGCATGCTATGCATCAAATTTAATGTGAGTGAAAAATATTCTGCATAACGAAAATGAGTTCATGAATTTTATTAATGATAATAATACAATCAATTTGAAAATTCACTTCAAAAACTTGGACTTGAGAAAACAAGAAGATAATCCGTGCATATCTACGAAGAACGAAAAAGGTGGTAGGGCCATCCATAAAAAAGGGGGGATTTAGTTGTATTTGGTTTTAGATGCTGGCCCTGAGCATTCCGTTTACCTTGCTAGACAGTCAAAATAACATAGTATAAAATGGTAAAGAGGCGTGCCTTTCTGTAATGAGTATCAAACCAATAGGAGGTGTTTAGATGTTTATTTTAGGAGTTCTATTTTCCAGTTTGGCTATCTTCTTTATGGCGGCACTAATAGCGAACTTCAATCTTAGCATAGCACTGCAAATTTTATTTGACTGGCCAACTATTCTTTTCTTTATTTTTATCATTACTGCTGTCATTGTTTCAGTAAATGGCCTCAAGACATTTCTTGTGGCTATTAAGGTTTTGCTTTTAAAAAAACACAGCATATCAGCCGTCGAGAATGCAAAAGCGGTAAAACTCTTTCACTTAATTGCAAAATCTACTGTTTATTGCTCGGTTCTATTATGCGTAATAAGAGTTATGTTAATGCTCTATGATTTAGATGGCCTTGCTTCATTGGGACAATATATTCCCTTAGCTCTTCGTGGGATACTTCAAGGAGTTTGCATTAATTTAGTACTTGTATATCCAGCTATAAATGTACTTCAAGTCAGGGCGAATATGGTGGAATAATCTCGAGGGGAAATGATTTTCCAGCCGTTACTGACTCTTTTTCAGTAGTAGCTTTAAAAAATACCATTAGTCAGGTTTCTTCAGCCTAAAGGGGCGGCTCATTTGAACCGGCCCCTTTAGTTTTAAATCCGCCGGTCAAATCTAACCTTAGAAAGCAAACTTTTTGTAAACGTTTACTTTTCATTGCAAATTTTAGAGGACTTTGGCTAAATATGTAAAATATATGAAACAGGAGGTGAGATAATGAATCAAGACCAAGAACACTTCTTGTCTCAGTTGTTTGACCAACATTTTATTGATTTATACCGCTACCTTTATCACCGCACCAGAGATAAAGAACTGGCTTATGACTTAGCTCAAGAGGCCTTTGCCATATTATGCTCAAAAATAGATGAGGTTTACGGCCACGACAAACCGACAGGCTGGCTATACGTGACTGCAAATAATCTAGTGAATAACCATCGAAAACGAAAGGATAATAGAACAGAATACCTTGCCAGCTATCTGGATATACCCTCTCTTCCCCAGGGGTCAGGGCTCTGGGAACTACTGCCCCTTCATCTTTCGGAAGAAGAGTATCAGTTGCTGGTCTGGCGTTTTCAGGAGGATTTATCCTATGAAACCATCAGTTCCCGGCTAAACATCTCCGCGGCAGCTTGCCGAAACCGAGTCTACCGTGCACTAAATAAATGCAGAGACTTTTTAAGAAAAGATGATTTATTTTAAAATTGGCCGTAACAAAATGATAGCCTCAGGAAATGTAGATAATGAGGGGGTATAAATGAGATGTCGGAAAATAAGCTGTCCAAACTATATACCGACAAAGAGCTAAAGCAAGACTGCTTTAGCGAAAATAGAGATAACCTGATCAGGAACTTAGAAGAAATCATCGATAAAATGGGGGTTGATCATTTTGATGAGGAATTAGTGAAAAACTATTTGGATCTCTTGGAAAAAATTGATCCTGTACCTATGGATTTTTCTATGGAAGAGGCTCAAGCAGATTTTCGCCAAAGTAATTTTCCCGATTCCACCGATGAAGAGAGCGGAAAAATAAAGCCGCTCAAAAAACCGGCGCCTTCATGGTATGGTTTCAGGGCTGCTGCCGCCGTATTGGTGATTGCCTTCAGCCTGACAGCAGTGGCCGGCAAAGTAACCGGCACGAAACCTTTTCAGCAGTTTATTTATTGGAAAGATGATATTCTGCAAATTTTTTCTGAGGAGCCTTCCGGGGAAATGATCTTCCCTGAACGGACTGCCGATCAACCATATGAATCCTTGGAGGCAGCTTTGGAAAGTAACGGGATATCTTCTAAACACTGTCCTGCCTGGATTCCAGAAGATTTATCAATATCTACGATCGAAGTGACTCAGCTTTCAAAAATGGCTATTTACTCAGCCATTTATGAGGGGGAAACGAGGGCTCTAGTTATCAGCGTAGATCATCAATTAGGCGAAGCAGGCCCTTTAATCATAGAAAAAAATCCCGGTCCCGTCATGGTTTATGAGCATAATGACAGGGAGTATTATATTGTGTTCAATCTGGATATTTGCAATGTGATGTGGGTCATTGACGATCTTACCTTTACCTTTGCCGGTCAATTAACAGAAAAAGAAGCAAAAAAAATAATCGATTCCATACCGGAATGATACAGTAAGGAGTTTTAAAATGAAAAAACGATTGCTATCAATCTTATTGATTATGGTGATGAGCTTATCTATTGGAGGAGGCAGCTTGCAGGCTTGGATAGGCGTACAGGCCAGTCCCCAGCTAAAGTCTTATCGTATTTCTCTTAATGCCGATGGCAATAATAAAATGACAGTTTCTTTCTCCATTTCAGGCACAGGCCTAATGACCAAAATCGGCGCCCAAAAAATACTTATTGAAAAACAATCGGGCTCCAGTTGGGTTGCGGTCACAACCTATCATGGCAGTACTAATCCTGCTTTCTACCGAAGTAATGCCTATTCCCACGCTTATGAATTTAGTTTTACTGGTTCTCCCGGTACTACCTACCGGGCAACGTTGACTGCTTATGCCGAAAATTCCAGCGGTTCCGATACGCAGACCGGAGTATCTAATACAAGCCAATGCTATTAGAGTCGCAAAAACCTGCAGAAATTGGTGAAAATATTATAAAATAGCTTGGCAAAAACCGGAGAAAAAATTTTTTCCGGTTTTTTCATTTTTCCTGTAACAAAACTACCTGCTAGAGAGATGTATAGAGTAAAGGGGGAAATTGGCAGAAGTAATAATTGGGAGGTGATTATGATGATATTATAAAGCTTGGATAAAATGAATATGAACGAATTATTATAGCATATTATAGGAGGAAAAAATGAGTAAGAAAAAATGGGCCATTTGTTTATGTCTTATGCTTGTACTTTTGATCATGTGCAGTAGTATGGCTGCCCCTACCTTTGCCCATAGTAATAACCTAACAGCAGAAAAGGAAAAATTAACTATTATCTTTGAAAATAAATTACATGAAATTGACCCAGAAAAACTATTAGAAATAGTCACCATTAAAGAGCTCAAAGACTTTTCTGGAAACAACTACACACTTGTTGAATGCTCTCCTACAGGATATATGATTTACCACAATGAATCTGGAAGGTTTTTGGAATATTCCGATTCTGCAGCTTCTCCATATATCAATTCAAAAGTAGATAACATTTATTATGCTGGCCCCACTCAATATTATTATTTAGAAAATAGGACCTATAGCAACACAATAACAGGAAATATTTTGACTTCCGATCATATTACTACCCTTAAAGAAAGTTCCAATGAAATGAACACCAAGTTATTAAATAAAAGAGATGAAATCAATCTCAGCTTCTCTATTAGCGAGGATAATATTTATCCTTCTCGAGCAATAACAAGCGTCAACGTAGGTAATTCTCAATATTTCTATAATTTGATCGGTTGTGGTTATTATGTTCCACCCGGCTCAAATGGAGTATGTGGTTACATTGCTGGAGGGATGATACTTCACTACCACTATAAAATCAATGGTAATGATCAAAGATTTATGTCTAGCACACATGATGGAGGTTATGTATTCGGTGGATGGAATATTAGAACTTCTTTACCTCAAGAAATAAGAAATTTTGGCATCTCTGATTCTACTTTTCCACAAACACTTCCGTCTATTATGAAAAACTACATGTCAAGCAGAGGTTATACTTTTGCATCCCATACATATGGATTTGGAGTTATGCCTAATACGACTTTGAGTTCAAATTTATACAGCAATAGACCCATTGTTTTCTTTGGTAACTGGAAATCGCCAACAGGAGGTAATATAGACCATGCATTTGTATGTTATGGCTATAATTATGATACTGTCACTGATGAGATATCTTATAGAGTACATTATGGATGGGATGGTTATCGAAGCGTTTATGTATCTAGTGCGGCAATAAACGCCTTCGGCGGATGGTATAAACTAAACTATTAGCATCATTATATAGCAATGCGGAATCTGAAGGAAGTCGGAGGCAAAATCCCGAACCGAACAGAAACTGCATAGAAGGCAATTGCGGGACGAGCCACACAAAACGAAGTTAAATACTGCCAGAACTTCGTGGTGTAAATACAGCGGTTACATGGGAGGAAAGTTACTATTCGTACCCGGCTAGGTCTCACCAGGTGGCAAAAGACAGGATACCTCTGACACTGGCCGAATCCATGCAGTGATGAACGGCTAAATGGTGAGAAGTCAGCAGAGGCTATAGTACCGGTAGAGAGGATAAATCCCTCTCTACCGGTAAGGAGATTCTTCAAGCGAGAGGGAGGTGAGACAATGCAGAAAGAACAGAAAACAGGTAAAGCTGGTTAGTTCGGTAAGGGTACGTTGGAAACGGAGAGTATCCGGAAAGACTGGGAAGGGGCGAATAACCGCCTAGGTTATTCGCGAGTTGCCGGCAGCTGGATTCTGTCTACATCACTAACAAACGAATGCCTTGTATCCATAGGCTGCGATGGCATAGCCAAGAGATACTTAACACCGCCGTATGCCGAACGGCACTTACGGTGGTATGAGAGGTCCGTTGCACAACTAATGGGCAGCCTCCTACTTGATTTGCCTTTAATATTATTAATTGGTAAAATTTAATTGATAGCCTTTTTAACGATAACTGATAATAGATAGGAAGGTAATTGAATGAAAATAGCTAAAACAATTTATATATTTATACTCCTACTATTGGTGCCAGTTATTATTTTACATAGCTATTTTACAAATAACACAATTCATAAAGATACTATTATAGCCGAAGATTACTTCGGCAAATATACTTTAGTTATACCGATTAGCGTATCAAATGCCCATAGCTATGAATTTAACCCGCCTCATCCAAAAAGATTAAAAGAAACTATTTTTTATTCTTCCGTCTCATTAAGTGACTTATATGAAATCATTAATAAAAAAAAAGATCAAATTCTTTTAAATGACGAGCCTCCTAATGATTATAATGTAGATATTTCGCAATCGAATAATTCAATTAATTTAAAATTAACTAAGGAGGATAAGATTATCTATTTTTCAATTGTCAAGGTGGTATCAGCAAGCACATCTTATTACCGTTTCTTTAATATGGGCTTTGATTTTTATGAAGAAAAGGTAGAGCCTTATGATTTATATAAGGCTGAAGTAGTTCTGTTGCCTATATTCCTAATCGATGATCAAAGGATAGTCGGAGAAATTTGTTTTTTTGATACCGACTATAAGATTTCCTGCTACCCTGAGCAATTTATTGAGTTTTATAAAGAAATAAGCGCGTTTGATATTGAATTCGATGAAGACGGATATGTTTTGAAGTTAGAATCAAAATTCAAACAGACCAAGCCATTAAAACTATTTTTAAGTTCTATTAATAATGAAAATTTCTTCCGTATCACCCAGGTAGATTAAGGTGTAAAATTCACATCTTCCTTCGAGGAGAAAATATTATGCTATTAATTTTCTCAGAAATTTTTTCTCTACTTTTTAATTTAAATGCTACGATTATCAATAGGGTTACATCCTATAATTTATTTGTGACTTTGATTTTTTTGTTAATCTGGCTTTGGTATCTATTCAAAAACAAAAATAAAGTAATCATTAAGTTTTTGATTTTTTACTGGAGTTCCACCTTATTCACATCCATCGCAATGATCGTTAATGCCAACATTAATATAACAATCCCAGTATTCTCCGGATTGCTTTTATTCCTGGCAGTAGTTTTTATTTCACCCTTCATTGGCTTTACTCTTATCTTTGTTACAAATATTCATTTTGCGACTTTCATGCTGTTTTTATCACTGATATTCATCATCCTGGGTCTATCGACGTTAAAAAAATGTCCGGATACAGGAGATACTTCTAATGAATATAATAGTCGGTAAGCAGAAGCACTAACAACGTGATTTATTACTTATATCGTACGGACAATCATCCCTGGATAGTATCTTTGAAAATGATTGCATTTATGGGGGGGGGTTATATGAAGTGGCTGAGGTACATCTGACACTATTTAGGGTGACTCTTAATAATACATCCGCAGGCGATTATGAGAGCCTGTTCTATAAAGCTGCAATTGGAGAGGATAGCTCAGCAGGGGAAAATGCCGATTGTGGCTTTGTGCATTCAAGCGAAAACAATACCTATATACTATCACCGAATAACAGGGAAAAGCCCCGATCCTGTCAAAGCTTATGAGCATAAAGGCGCGGAGAGTATTACATTTGGTTTTTAAATGCTGGCCTTGACTATTCGTTTACCTTGCTGGACAGCCAAAGAAATATGGCATAGAATGGTAAAACCTGAGCGTACAGGAATATTCTGCAAGGGATTTATCTTTGGGTGAGCAGAATACTGATCTATATATGGAGCTGTATCAAGAGGTTATTAACGCCTATATGAACTAATAAAGGTGAATAAAAAGAATAAAATATATTTTCTTCTAAGCATACTGAATAGTTTGACTATTGTTGCGCCATATATCTTACCGAATCAAAGACATCCCATTTTACGGCAAAGAAAACGAATACGATAAATATCAGAAGATAAACTCCTGGCAAGGCCATTGCTGAAACACGGCTAAACTGGCTTGATGATGACACAATGGTTGCTGAAATCTGAGATTAGCAGCGATTGAGGTGTATGATGTCTACAAGAAACCTTAAGCATAAAATATTTTTTATCTTCCTTTTAATTTTATTGTGCCTGATCCCCTATTCTTTTTGGGGTAAAGATGGCTTCCGCCGGGAGCTCCTTGCCAAAGATTATTTCAGCAACACTTACATTAGCATTCCAACGATTTTACTTAAAGCAAACAGCAACGACTATTTTCCCTACAACGAAAGCACCTTCAAATATACCCGGTTTTATTCTTTCAAGAATACGGCCTGGCTAAAAAGCGAACTCAACTTATTATTGCCGAAGCTGAAACTTATGGAAAAAATTGATGAGAATCTGACGGGTAATTACTTCCGGCTGGAAAAACAACCTGAAGCCTCATTTCAATATGAATTTTTTGAGACTAAAAATGCCACTGTATTTTTCATCACGATAAACGGAAACATAAGCTGCTTTGCCATTACGAAGGCTTCCAACACATCAAACGCTTATTTATTCTCCAATATGAGCAAGCGTTTTTTCGATTCCGCTGATCCTAATATGATACGATTTTATTCTTATTTAGAAATTCCGCTCCCCCTCCAACATATCTCCGATGAACGCATCAACGATTTATCAAATGAATGCTTCAGAGACACCCCTTATCTTATTTCCGGCAATCAAACAGATTTTATCCACTTCTACCAACATCTCAATCGCTTTGATATTACCCTTGAAGATCAGGGATTTGTCCTCTCAGAAAACAAAGAGCTGGGCTCATTCCAGACTATTTACTGGCCTGTGCGTTTTACGTTTACGGAAGAAGACGGCGAAAGTTTCTTTGTTGTGAGCTATATATAGCCGAATAAAGAATAAAATTTTTTCGGTTTTTTCATTTTCCCTGTAACAAAATCACCTATTGAAGAGATATACAAGATAAAAGGAGAATTTTATACATAGTTGATGCAAAACTCTTCTATTATAGACAGCATAAAAATGGGAGGCGTTATAATGAATATCCTCAAAAAAGGATTCCTGCTTTTTTTTATTCTGATTTTAAGTTCTTGCGGCTCACCCGATAGTGAAGGGCCTGCCTTTCCTTTGGACGAGCAAGCATTCACCCAGGCCATCAATGATGCCGGTATACCCTTGGAGATCACCCAGTATCGCTCCCCTGATACCACTTCTGTAACTGCTGCTGATTTTGATTCTCAGACGGTGGGGAAATACTCTTCCTTTGAGTTTCAGGGTGAAAACGGAATTAGTGGCAGAATGACCACCGCCGGTTTTGAGGGAGAAAAATATTTACACTTATCTCTGAGGCTGCCGGCTGAGCAATTCAGCTCAGATGAAGAATTTATCGAAACCGGCTTACCCCAACTATTTCAATATGCCGCCGCTTTTTATGGGCAGGCCGGTACCATGGGTAAGGCGGAAAAGGCTTTTAATGCCCATATCGCCGCATCAGATAAAAGGCTTGAAGAAAGTATTGAATGGACGGAAGGCACAAATATAAACGGCCATCGCTGTACCGGCTCTGTTTACAAATATACGCATGATCCCCAATACTATAGCGCTGAGTTTGAAATTATGTCCGGTCTTGCTTACAATTATCGGACGATAGACCTATATTCAGTTTTCAAGCCCCAAACTGCTACAGTGGCTGAAGTCTTGGCGGCCAGTCCCCCCCCTCCTGATGAAGAAGCAAAAATCTTTATTGTGCAAGGCCAATTAAAGATATTGGATAAGAAAGAAATAGAAGGCACCTTTAGCACGGTTAAAGGCCATTCCGCTGTACTTAGCGATGAAAGCGGCAGCCTGGAGGTCTTTTTGGCCCAAGGCCACTTAAGCTTAAAGGAATGGAGACAGGAACGGAGGCATTTTCTTATCAACAGTCTTAAACAGGGCTATGTCATCGGAGATAGTATTCCGATTACGGTGTCCTTGCCTGTTTTCTCTCCTGCACCAAACCTGCCCCTTGGGGAGGATCTGGAAGAAGATCAGGAAATCGAATACACTTATGATTCCATCAGTCAATTAAAGGATTATTCCGATCAAAAGTTGTTCAGATATGCCCTAAACGCTGACGGCGCCTATGCAGAATCAGCCTCCTATGAGCTATACCTCCGATTTCTCGCCTCCCCGTCCGCTTTATTGGAAGAAATCTCAAAGCTGCAGCGGGAAGAACAAAAGCAGGTATTGAATTTGCTTTGTTACTATCCATGCAACTATGATTTTCAAAGTGAGTTTGAGCCGGTATTGGATAGCCTCAGTATCAATGATACGCTAACGCTTTTAAGAGATATCTATGAACAATGGCCTCTCATAGGCAATGTCGAATAGAAAGGTAGCAAATCAATGTCTCCTTTGCCCCGCAGAAAAAAGCTTCTATATTCTGTCTTCATCGGTATCCCATTGGCAGTGCTCCTATCATACCTGTCTATTTTCTACGGCCCTGCCAGGCTTGAAGACCGTATAGTCCTTCATACCCTTGACCTGAAGCCCGATTCTTTATATGCCTCTTTTGTTGTGGCCGACTCCATGGATGCTTATCACCATTTCGATTATGAAATCGCCGGCAAGCATTTGTATCTGAAATTTTATTCCAGCGCCTTCCAGCGGGAATATCCCTCGCGGGAAATCACCATCAATGACGACTTTTCGCAGATTGACTCAATCTATCAAGTTACTTCACAGGAAGATATTCTTATTTGGACGGCGGAAGAGGGCCTTGTTGAATTCCGCATCACTTCCGGAACCTACACTCCCGAAAGCTTGTCACATATTTCTCAGTATGACAACAGGAACCTACTCTTTTATCTGCTGGAATCCGACGGCGCTTATACAGAGGCAGCCGCAGCAGAGTTGTTTTCTCGTTTTCTTTCCAATTCTTCCGGCATATTAGATGAGATATCCGATTTCTCCTCTGATAAGCAGGCTAAAATCTGCTCCCTTCTGGCAGCTTATCCTTTGGACCATGGATTGGAAGATAAGTTTGAAGTCGTGCTTTATCGAACGGACGAAAGCCAGCCCGCCAATTTGCTGAAAGATTCATATGAACAAAAAAAGTAGGAGCCTGCCCTGCACGAACATATAGATTTAGCCGAGACGCCGGAATAAAAGATTATTATACGCTCTACTCTCTTGATTATAAGAACTCTATAGATTGGCAACTGCTAAAAACCTCATCGAAAGGTTATTTTCACCCCTTGGGAAGCAATGGCCATGTTGCTCTGGGCACAGATCATTCCCGGAAAAATAAACTGCTGGCTATCAATGGCAACAATGAGTATCAGTACATCACTTTGCCGAAGAAAATCGACGCCAAATATTTAATCGTAAATTCCACAACAGAAAAGGATACCTTTGTATTGTTTTCCCCGGTATCCTACCAATTCTTTGTTTTGAATATCGACTCATTTTGAGACTTTTCAGGAGAATTCACCCTAAACAACAGATAAGAAAGGCAATGTCATTTAGTTTAGGCGTAAATCAAACGCGAGAGGGGCAGGGCAGCCGCCATCTTGGGCAGTCTGTACAATTTTTGCGGTTGTATGTGTTTTCAGAGAGTTGCCGGTTCAATTTTTTCGCTTGTATGTAAATTGCAGGTCCTCTCAGGAGTAATTCAAGCCAATTTCAGGCCAAATCTGTACAAAATTTTCGTTTGTGCGTAGATTCCCCTCTTGCATTTTCCATACAACCGCAAACCTGCTAATAAAAGTCAAGATGTTTTTTAGCTGTTTCACAAGGTAAAAAAAGGACAGTAGATATTGACATTCTGGGGCATAACAAAGTAGAGTGGTTAGGAAGGAAATTTTTTGGG encodes the following:
- a CDS encoding sigma-70 family RNA polymerase sigma factor, which produces MIGDGDLIRLLRDEPEKGLADMMDNYLGFVYTIVSGKLESVAGREDIEECTSDVFYAVFQSRKAMDASKGSVKALLATVAKRKAIDKFRRLTGQANQPLRGALPLEQEELWPKTEGQAAENQVEAAVTARETGRELVSQIEALGPPDSEIFIRKYYFGQSTKAIAQALDIKENTIDKKISRGLDKLKLALGGVL
- a CDS encoding sigma-70 family RNA polymerase sigma factor — its product is MDKEPEHFLSQLFDQQFIALYKYLYHRTRDSELAYDLAQEAFARLCSKIDDIGHTNLAGWLYVTANNLVNNHRKRKDNRTEYLASYLDTPSQPQESALWELLPPHLSEEECQLLVWRFQEDLSYETISSRLNISAAACRNRVYRALNKCRGLLKKDDLF
- a CDS encoding sigma-70 family RNA polymerase sigma factor; amino-acid sequence: MNQDQEHFLSQLFDQHFIDLYRYLYHRTRDKELAYDLAQEAFAILCSKIDEVYGHDKPTGWLYVTANNLVNNHRKRKDNRTEYLASYLDIPSLPQGSGLWELLPLHLSEEEYQLLVWRFQEDLSYETISSRLNISAAACRNRVYRALNKCRDFLRKDDLF